A single genomic interval of Penicillium psychrofluorescens genome assembly, chromosome: 2 harbors:
- a CDS encoding uncharacterized protein (ID:PFLUO_002567-T1.cds;~source:funannotate): MSATISEFLFFKVKPTVKPEDPSNAEGEALLNALRTVNQHSGYKSSVWGRSVEDENTLVWVVDWTDARGSTISNSLTPFLDPSNSQPPIALYATLTPPISNTDTLTQNPVTELCILPFASSLTTEETKQLHSDLISFRTTLVEQLPQTVGPRSWAMGHVDRPSTIKHGKSPSGMAVLHLLAVGWESVEAHMNAKQTEQFGRSIAPIREKMLGPVPGLELKHVRFQKV; encoded by the exons ATGTCGGCGACCATCAGCGAGTTCTTGTTCTTCAAGGTCAAGCCCACCGTCAAACCGGAAGATCCTTCCAACGCGGAAGGCGAGGCCCTGCTCAATGCTCTCCGCACTGTGAATCAGCACAGCGGCTACAAGAGCTCGGTCTGGGGACGCAGCGTCGAAGACGAGAATACTTTGGTTTGGGTTGTCG ACTGGACCGACGCTCGCGGCTCCACAATCTCCAACAGCCTAACCCCCTTCCTGGACCCCAGCAACTCGCAACCCCCGATAGCGCTGTACGCAACGCTAACGCCGCCAATCTCCAACACGGACACCCTGACCCAGAACCCCGTGACGGAGCTGTGCATCCTGCCGTTCGCGAGCTCACTGACCACCGAAGAGACAAAGCAGTTGCACAGCGACCTGATCAGCTTCCGCACGACgctggttgagcagctgCCGCAAACCGTGGGCCCACGGTCCTGGGCAATGGGCCACGTTGATCGGCCGAGTACGATCAAGCATGGCAAGAGTCCCTCCGGGATGGCGGTGCTGCATTTGCTGGCGGTTGGGTGGGAGAGCGTCGAGGCGCATATGAATGCTAAGCAGACGGAGCAGTTTGGGAGGAGTATTGCGCCTATTCGGGAGAAGATGCTCGGGCCTGTTCCTGGGCTGGAGTTGAAGCATGTTAGATTTCAGAAGGTTTGA
- a CDS encoding uncharacterized protein (ID:PFLUO_002568-T1.cds;~source:funannotate), protein MSASPTNNLQSTKRPLEDPSSPSGPNDQPEAKRPALDKVVRDDGDAETEKIPTIDGSKDTQEDTVVPDAPNGKVPSTETQPIQSTASHGERAGSQSDQQGPPQDETNWVHIRAVISSPEAATVIGKGGENVSQIRRLSGAKCTVSDYSRGAVERILTVSGPQDAVAKDAQAFGLIIRTLNTEPLDAPSTAQSKTYPLRLLMPHILIGSIIGKGGSRIREIQEASGARLNASDACLPLSTERSLVILGVADAVHIATYYVAVTLVEQLTERFGGPAASAYATRSGGPAGAVPGGMQVVPYVPQPAGGQYGHPDTFKRHHPHPNRAQAGAYGVPYMHGQPAPTPVGQPAMPYGGAPHTPYAGAGPHQPAPYAGGPQPSPGRGAPQQAPQAPVGGAMPGQPLTQQIYIPNDMVGAIIGKGGAKINEIRHLSGSVIKINEPQESSNERLVTITGTQECNQMALYMLYSRLESEKHRV, encoded by the exons ATGTCAGCTTCCCCAACCAACAACCTGCAGTCGACGAAGCGTCCTCTTGAGGACCCGTCTTCGCCCTCAGGCCCCAACGACCAGCCCGAGGCCAAGCGTCCCGCATTGGACAAAGTAGTCCGGGACGACGGTgacgccgagaccgagaagaTCCCCACCATCGATGGTTCGAAGGATACCCAGGAAGACACCGTCGTCCCTGATGCACCCAATGGCAAGGTACCCAGCACCGAGACCCAGCCTATTCAGTCGACTGCCTCGCATGGCGAACGCGCCGGCTCCCAGTCCGATCAGCAGGGTCCGCCCCAGGATGAGACGAATTGGGTGCATATTCGTGCCGTAATCTCCAGCCCGGAGGCAGCTACCGTCATTGGAAAGGGAGGTGAGAATGTGTCCCAGATCCGTCGTCTGTCGGGTGCCAAGTGCACCGTCAGCGATTATTCTCGGGGTGCCGTGGAGCGTATCTTGACCGTGAGCGGCCCCCAGGATGCCGTTGCCAAG GACGCCCAGGCGTTTGGTCTGATCATCCGTACCCTGAACACTGAACCCCTCGATGCCCCTTCCACTGCCCAGTCCAAGACGTACCCCCTGCGTTTGCTAATGCCGCACATTCTCATCGgctccatcatcggcaaAGGTGGTAGTCGCATCCGTGAGATCCAGGAGGCATCCGGTGCGCGGCTCAACGCCTCCGACGCCTGCCTTCCACTCTCCACCGAGCGTTCCCTCGTCATTCTCGGCGTGGCCGATGCTGTGCACATTGCTACCTACTACGTCGCAGTCACCCTGGTTGAGCAGCTGACAGAGCGTTTCGGCGGTCCCGCGGCTTCAGCCTACGCCACCCGCAGCGGCGGTCCTGCGGGCGCCGTTCCCGGCGGCATGCAAGTGGTTCCATACGTTCCTCAGCCAGCCGGCGGCCAGTACGGCCATCCGGACACCTTCAAGCGACACCACCCCCACCCCAACCGCGCCCAAGCCGGCGCCTACGGTGTTCCCTACATGCATGGCCAGCCTGCTCCCACTCCCGTGGGCCAGCCGGCAATGCCCTATGGCGGTGCCCCGCACACTCCTTATGCTGGAGCCGGTCCTCACCAGCCCGCGCCCTACGCTGGTGGACCGCAGCCGAGTCCCGGCCGCGGTGCTCCACAGCAAGCTCCCCAGGCTCCGGTGGGCGGCGCCATGCCCGGCCAGCCACTGACCCAGCAGATCTACATCCCCAACGACATGGTCGGAGCCATCATTGGCAAGGGCGGCGCCAAGATCAACGAGATCCGTCATCTGAGTGGCAGCGTCATCAAAATCAATGAGCCCCAGGAGAGCAGCAATGAGCGTCTGGTCACTATCACCGGTACCCAGGAGTGCAACCAGATGGCTCTGTACATGCTGTACTCGCGACTTG AGAGCGAGAAGCACCGAGTCTGA
- a CDS encoding uncharacterized protein (ID:PFLUO_002569-T1.cds;~source:funannotate): protein MDVAEETVKKVQQFVNNRQDAEAEYAKEPLSTTTLQAYTRRLDATLQSLQEQVRRQEEELRKLRESNSLEVSNADTDPWERVSQARRAKEAYDSLLQSEDELPDAQSPLPSLLAIGETTQLIKDSKVSVRVTAEKLSVDRERLRIEDANLRDSRSIASGLRERIERIRNDNARKEAQTPSQVAREQVAQQKKKNKQFDRASSDLKISLDKFVDETLAPMLAAEDLGGPTVGDALEVSDATLRAGYTAHGKPKKPKQSAEEEDGGQQRIDQFVRRSTTNGDNDASPMNKRQAAATEMHSLLDALLESGISYVDVPRDSATCRFLVRAKVAQFHPRDARRLRLIDFGRSLGD from the exons ATGGATGTGGCCGAAGAGACCGTGAAGAAGGTGCAGCAGTTTGTCAATAACCGCCAGGATGCAGAGGCTGAGTATGCCAAAGAGCCACTCAGCACAACGACTCTGCAAGCCTATACTCGAAGGCTAGATGCGACGCTGCAATCATTGCAAGAGCAAGTTCGAcgccaggaagaagaactgAGAAAG CTGCGAGAGTCCAACTCCCTGGAAGTCTCCAATGCAGACACAGATCCCTGGGAACGCGTCTCACAAGCGCGCAGAGCCAAGGAGGCGTATGATTCACTGCTGCAGTCCGAGGACGAGCTTCCCGACGCGCAGTCACCGCTTCCCTCGCTACTGGCCATTGGAGAGACCACCCAGCTCATCAAGGACAGCAAGGTCTCGGTCCGAGTGACAGCCGAGAAACTGTCTGTTGACCGTGAGCGCCTGCGCATCGAGGACGCGAATTTGCGCGACTCTCGCTCGATAGCTAGCGGGCTGCGCGAGCGGATCGAGCGAATCCGCAACGACAATGCGCGGAAGGAAGCACAGACGCCGTCGCAGGTGGCTCGGGAGCAAGTCGCacagcagaaaaagaaaaataagCAGTTCGACCGCGCGTCGAGCGATCTCAAGATCTCGCTGGATAAGTTCGTGGACGAAACGCTTGCGCCCATGCTCGCCGCTGAGGACCTTGGCGGACCGACAGTCGGCGATGCCCTGGAGGTATCGGATGCTACTCTGCGGGCGGGATATACGGCACACGGGaaaccaaagaaaccaaagcagtcggccgaggaagaggatggcggGCAGCAGCGGATCGATCAATTTGTGCGCCGCAGCACAACCAATGGAGACAATGATGCTTCTCCCATGAACAAACGGCAAGCTGCGGCCACAGAAATGCATTCTCTACTGGacgcgctgctggagagcGGCATCTCCTATGTCGATGTCCCGCGCGACTCAGCCACCTGCAGGTTTTTGGTGAGGGCTAAAGTGGCGCAATTCCATCCACGGGACGCACGACGCCTGCGGTTGATCGATTTTGGGCGCTCCCTTGGAGATTGA
- a CDS encoding uncharacterized protein (ID:PFLUO_002570-T1.cds;~source:funannotate): MGKKNKKSAEHKDRVAAKQSKKTAQKEKKSKAKGRDADSDAEDADLDAILAQYAEEQAKFLKVTEVVSEPPVPRSSATVLASPSNRNELLLFGGEYYDGTHAKFFNNLFIYNLDRDEWKEVTSPNTPLPRSGHAWCRGGNTGGVYLFGGEFSSPKQGTFYHYNDFWHLDPATREWSRLETKGKGPPARSGHRMTYYKNYIILFGGFQDTSQQTKYLQDLWIYDCQKYSWFNPTLSLASQKPDPRSSFSLLPHETGAVLYGGYSRVKAAAGGGGGKQAKGQPQRMALRPMVHQDTWFLRITPAAADAPMSVGPTVRWERRKKPANTPNPARAGSTMAYHKGRGIMFGGVHDVELTEEGIDSEFFDTLFAWNTDRNRFFPLSLRRPRAPGKKQQANQAMKSRNRGKADEEELLKNLKALEAKGVFADNDDDVDEAMQLNTPKVDESVEPAKPAVVRFEMPHRRFNAQLAVQEDTLFIFGGTFEKGDREFTFDDMYSIDLVKMDGVKEIFFREPENWGLMDEEDSDEDMDEDDEEEEDGMDEDEEDDTMSLDTSSPAPTEVTVPSVTQEMEQLEVEEQDAGSDDSRPLPRPFESLREFFNRTSEEWQKYLIETMKHKADSAEKTVKELRKAAFDMAEEKWWDSREEITALEDEQEAAGIGEVVSMADRAENMGGAGRRR; the protein is encoded by the exons atgggcaagaagaacaagaagtCTGCCGAGCACAAGGACCGGGTTGCGGCGAAGCAATCCAAGAAGACCGCgcagaaggaaaagaagtCGAAAGCCAAGGGCCGCGATGCAGACAGCGACGCCGAGGACGCAGACCTGGACGCGATCCTCGCCCAGTACGCCGAAGAGCAGGCCAAGTTTCTGAAAGTCACCGAGGTTGTGTCAGAGCCTCCGGTGCCGCGGTCCTCTGCCACGGTGCTTGCGTCTCCGTCCAACCGGAACGAGCTGCTGCTTTTTGGAGGCGAGTACTATGACGGGACACATGCAAAGTTTTTCAACAACCTGTTCATATACAACCTTGATCGTGACGAGTGGAAGGAGGTGACGAGCCCCAACACTCCGCTTCCGCGCAGTGGACATGCGTGGTGTCGAGGAGGGAATACCGGAGGTGTATATCTGTTCGGAG GGGAGTTTTCGTCACCCAAGCAAGGCACCTTTTACCACTACAATGACTTTTGGCATCTGGATCCGGCAACCAGAGAATGGTCTCGTCTCGAGACTAAGGGCAAGGGTCCTCCGGCTAGAAGCGGCCACCGGATGACCTACTACAAGAACTACATTATCTTGTTCGGCGGATTCCAAGATACGTCTCAGCAGACCAAGTATCTGCAGGACTTGTGGATATACGATTGCCAGAAATACTCCTGGTTCAATCCCACATTATCCCTCGCCTCGCAAAAGCCCGACCCCCGatcctccttttctctcttgccCCACGAAACTGGTGCTGTTCTGTACGGGGGGTATTCTCGCGTCAAAGCAGCAGccggaggtggtggcgggaAACAAGCCAAGGGACAACCTCAGCGCATGGCTCTGCGGCCCATGGTCCACCAAGACACCTGGTTTCTTCGCATCacacccgccgccgcggatgcACCTATGTCAGTCGGGCCAACTGTGCGCTGggagcggaggaagaagcccgcCAATACCCCGAATCCCGCACGTGCAGGCTCTACCATGGCTTACCACAAGGGGCGTGGGATCATGTTTGGCGGTGTCCATGACGTGGAGCTTACAGAGGAAGGTATTGACAGCGAGTTCTTTGACACGCTGTTTGCCTGGAACACCGACCGGAACCGGTTCTTCCCGTTGAGTTTGCGCCGGCCGCGCGCGCCAGGCAAGAAACAGCAAGCGAACCAGGCCATGAAATCTCGTAACCGCGGCAAggccgatgaggaggagctcTTGAAGAATTTGAAAGCTCTAGAGGCCAAGGGGGTGTTCGCGGATAACGACGACGACGTGGATGAGGCAATGCAGCTGAATACGCCCAAGGTTGATGAATCTGTTGAGCCTGCGAAGCCTGCTGTGGTTCGTTTTGAGATGCCGCATAGGCGGTTCAATGCCCAGCTAGCTGTGCAAGAAGACACGCTCTTTATCTTCGGTGGAACCTTTGAAAAAGGTGATCGTGAATTCACATTTGATGACATGTACTCGATCGATCTGGTCAAGATGGACGGTGTCAAAGAGATTTTCTTCCGTGAGCCCGAGAACTGGGGTCTcatggatgaagaagatagCGATGAGGAcatggacgaagacgacgaagaagaagaagacggcatggatgaggacgaggaagacgataCTATGTCTCTTGATACATCGTCGCCCGCCCCAACAGAGGTGACGGTTCCTTCTGTTACtcaggaaatggaacaactcgaggtggaagagcaaGACGCAGGCTCGGATGACAGCAGACCACTTCCTCGTCCCTTCGAAAGTCTGCGAGAGTTCTTCAATCGCACTTCGGAAGAGTGGCAGAAGTATTTGATTGAGACGATGAAGCATAAGGCAGATTCTGCTGAAAAGACAGTCAAGGAGCTCCGCAAGGCTGCGTTTGATATGGCGGAAGAGAAATGGTGGGATAGTCGTGAAGAGATCACCGCcctcgaagatgagcagGAAGCTGCGGGTATTGGTGAAGTGGTCAGCATGGCAGACCGAGCAGAGAATATGGGAGGCGCCGGTCGTCGTCGCTGA
- a CDS encoding uncharacterized protein (ID:PFLUO_002571-T1.cds;~source:funannotate): protein MNPTNELISPQDGILRDLWETAQAPWQSGVLPSADRLARARASLPTTLPDTGVGFESIQEHVMEDIVPAFNAASISPNYYGFVIGGVTPAALFADNVVSAYDQNVQVHLANHSIVTDVEFNALGLLLDLLQLDRPVWHNGTFTTGATASNILGLACGREHVLRRAAEKKGSLVKSVAEDGLFEVLQALGLSGVQVLSTLPHSSLVKAAGVLGIGRANVHNICRADDPLRFDTERLEAELARTDKASIVAVSCGEINTGRFATTGLEDLSRIRQLCDKYGSWLHVDGAFGIFSRALDDTPEFATIKKGGEGMELVDSITGDGHKLLNVPYDCGFFFCKHPDLGAQIFQNANAAYLTAGSASGPTIPSPLNIGIENSRRFRALPVYASLLAYGKEGYRKMLERQIRLARMIYGWIYEHPQYTALPGSGSKAELLDQTYMNVLFRAKDDALNGELAARINATSQIFVSGTSWQGSPACRIAISNWRVSEQRDFALVTSVLDKVAI, encoded by the coding sequence ATGAATCCCACAAACGAGCTCATTTCACCCCAAGACGGAATCCTCCGGGATTTATGGGAAACCGCACAGGCGCCCTGGCAGTCCGGCGTGTTGCCCAGCGCGGACAGATTAGCTCGCGCCAGGGCTTCTCTTCCGACTACGCTACCAGACACCGGCGTCGGGTTTGAGTCCATCCAAGAACACGTCATGGAAGATATTGTGCCTGCGTTTAACGCCGCCAGCATCAGCCCCAATTACTACGgcttcgtcatcggcggcgtTACGCCCGCAGCGCTCTTCGCGGATAATGTCGTCTCGGCCTACGACCAGAATGTCCAGGTGCATCTCGCAAATCACTCCATCGTGACCGATGTCGAGTTCAATGCTCTTGGtctgcttctggatctcTTGCAGCTCGATCGTCCAGTATGGCACAATGGCACCTTTACTACGGGTGCCACGGCGAGCAATATCCTCGGTCTAGCTTGTGGCCGTGAGCATGTTCTTAGAAGGGCCgcagagaagaaagggagcCTAGTGAAAAGTGTTGCAGAAGACGGCTTGTTCGAAGTCTTGCAGGCACTGGGTCTCTCTGGGGTTCAAGTCCTCTCAACACTGCCGCACTCGTCTCTGGTCAAGGCAGCGGGCGTGCTAGGCATTGGTCGCGCGAATGTGCACAATATCTGTCGCGCAGATGATCCCCTCCGCTTTGACACGGAGCGACTCGAGGCGGAACTAGCAAGAACCGACAAGGCTAGTATCGTGGCTGTCTCCTGTGGAGAAATAAACACCGGCCGTTTTGCCACAACTGGTCTAGAGGACCTGAGTCGAATCCGTCAGCTGTGTGATAAGTACGGCTCCTGGTTGCATGTAGATGGAGCCTTCGGCATCTTCTCCCGAGCGTTGGACGACACGCCCGAGTTTGCAACTATTAAAAAGGGAGGCGAGGGCATGGAGCTGGTAGACTCGATAACCGGCGATGGGCACAAGCTGCTGAATGTCCCCTACGATTGCGGGTTTTTCTTCTGCAAGCACCCCGACCTCGGagcccagatcttccagaatgcAAATGCAGCCTACTTGACGGCTGGGAGCGCAAGCGGGCCTACTATCCCTTCGCCGCTCAATATCGGGATCGAGAACTCGCGCCGGTTCAGGGCATTGCCTGTCTATGCGTCTCTGCTTGCGTACGGAAAAGAGGGATATCGCAAGATGCTAGAGCGTCAGATTCGACTCGCGAGGATGATCTATGGCTGGATTTACGAGCATCCGCAGTACACGGCTTTGCCGGGATCCGGGTCCAAGGCTGAGTTGCTGGATCAGACATATATGAATGTTTTGTTCCGTGCTAAAGACGATGCTTTGAACGGTGAGCTTGCGGCGAGGATCAATGCCACATCCCAGATATTTGTCTCGGGCACCAGCTGGCAGGGATCGCCGGCTTGTCGGATTGCAATTTCGAATTGGAGAGTCTCTGAGCAGCGGGACTTTGCGTTGGTGACTTCGGTCCTCGATAAAGTGGCCATATAA
- a CDS encoding uncharacterized protein (ID:PFLUO_002572-T1.cds;~source:funannotate), protein MAAKLIDRRFHNVPGKLRVAELLFDVPLDYSKPNENVLRLFARSVSRLNKPVEAEKEETKLPWLLYLQGGPGHGCGAPQNYGWIEPVLNKGYQILFLDQRGTGLSSTVTAGTLALQGDAIKQAEYLKNFRADNIVRDCEAVRHCLTKDYPADQRKWSVLGQSFGGFCIVTYLSKFPEGLKEAFITGGLAPLVHGPDPVYQRTYEKVEERNAAYYAKFPEDVDRVKKIIQYLKENTPALPSGTLTPARFQQLGIVFGVHDIVVRATNDLEMFGFLTYPTLCAIDGCGGYDKTILYAVLHEAIYCQGQPSLWSADRQRAGNARFQLDSEPSEIFFTGEMIYKDMFESYTELKQVREAADIIAKVDDWPALYDEAQLARNEVPVYAATYFDDMFVHFDLATNTAARINGIKQFITNTMYHDALRSKSGEVMQQLFNLRDDSMD, encoded by the exons ATGGCCGCGAAACTGATCGATAGACGATTCCACAATGTGCCAG GCAAACTTCGGGTGGCCGAGCTGCTCTTCGACGTTCCCCTAGACTACAGCAAACCCAACGAGAACGTGCTGAGGCTCTTTGCCCGTAGTGTCAGTCGGCTGAACAAGCCCGTcgaggcggagaaggaggaaacTAAACTTCCCTGGCTGCTTTACCTGCAAGGGGGACCGGGACATGGATGCGGTGCCCCGCAGAATTACGGTTGGATTGAACCGGTGCTGAACAAGGGGTACCAA ATTCTCTTCCTGGACCAACGTGGAACCGGTCTTAGCTCAACCGTCACGGCGGGcactctcgctctccagGGCGACGCTATTAAACAGGCGGAGTATCTGAAGAACTTCCGCGCAGACAACATTGTTCGTGACTGCGAGGCGGTTCGTCACTGTCTGACGAAAGACTACCCCGCGGACCAGCGCAAATGGAGTGTCCTCGGCCAAAGCTTTGGTGGCTTCTGCATCGTGACTTATCTATCGAAATT CCCGGAAGGTCTGAAGGAAGCGTTTATCACTGGCGGACTCGCTCCACTGGTTCACGGGCCAGACCCAGTCTACCAGAGAACCTACG AAAaggtggaagagagaaacgCGGCGTACTACGCCAAGTTTCCTGAAGACGTTGACCGAGTGAAGAAGATTATACAATATCTGAAGGAGAACACACCGGCTTTGCCCTCCGGAACACTCACCCCTGCTCGCTTCCAGCAGTTAGGCATCGTGTTTGGAGTGCATG ATATTGTCGTGCGCGCCACCAATGACCTAGAGATGTTTGGCTTCCTCACTTACCCGACTCTATGTGCAATTGACGGCTGTGGTGGCTATGACAAGACGATCCTCTATGCTGTCCTGCATGAAGCGATCTATTGTCAAGG ACAACCATCTCTTTGGTCCGCGGACAGACAACGGGCCGGCAATGCACGCTTCCAACTAGACTCGGAGCCGTCTGAGATCTTCTTTACTGGCGAGATG ATCTACAAGGACATGTTCGAGTCGTACACGGAACTCAAGCAAGTGCGGGAGGCTGCGGATATCATCGCCAAAGTTGACGACTGGCCTGCTCTCTATGACGAGGCTCAGCTTGCCAGGAACGAGGTACCGGTCTATGCTGCAACTTATTTCGATGACATGTTTGTCCACTTTGATCTGGCGACGAACACTGCTGCCCGGATCAACGGGATCAAGCAGTTTATCACCAATACCATGTACCATGATGCCCTGCGCAGCAAGTCTGGCGAGGTGATgcagcagctcttcaatcTGCGGGATGACTCGATGGACTAG
- a CDS encoding uncharacterized protein (ID:PFLUO_002573-T1.cds;~source:funannotate) yields MSAQEPSPPQSDHRDDEYAHHHVRSGSPENERPPLPPRPNTLSLLNDEAPSRATLQAEATTAMSHTEVGTQAPDGRTNAYWTLAGRGLPQVVKARASLGHLASPRGSEAGDSASIRSSVQNGDVADTDALFKDFVATTPGGHLQDTTSLLHFPECPADNVDDDTFLAEFEPVGELDETGDNEELLLGCWKAKQKHFLILSAAGKPIWTRHGDSGLISSYVGVVQTIISFYEDSKDGLRSFTAGDTRFAVVTKGPLHLVAISRMMESENQLRLQLEALYMQILSTLTLPSLEHLFSVRPSTDLKRPLQGTETLLSTLADSFTRGSPSTLLSALECLKIRKTHRQTINNALMKNKVTNLLYGLVVAGGRLVSVVRPRKHSLHPGDLQLLFNMIFEAEGVKAGGGESWIPVCLPGFNSSGYLYMYVSFLDLRGDADNKEEDPTVKGESVAIVLISPDKESFFEMQGMRNSLVEQMEKNGSLEVIKAAIDTGRPATTDIVPGTVLHHFLYKSRRNVQFTMSSYAPEFSSISRWRRLMSIYNNLHSSIHAKNTHVKVHHCVSRSASSFGWVTSEFELYCVAESNTNRNALAQSASKIVQWVQKEEERLFIIGGAVF; encoded by the exons ATGAGCGCGCAAGAACCGTCGCCCCCCCAGAGCGACCACCGGGATGATGAATATGcccatcaccatgtccgcAGCGGCAGTCCAGAGAACGAGCGCCCTCCTTTGCCTCCGAGACCGAACACGCTGAGCTTGTTAAATGATGAGGCGCCATCACGAGCGACCTTGCAGGCGGAGGCCACAACCGCGATGTCACACACGGAAGTTGGGACTCAGGCTCCAGATGGCCGAACGAACGCCTACTGGACCCTGGCCGGGCGCGGGCTTCCTCAGGTTGTGAAGGCGAGAGCAAGCTTAGGTCACTTGGCAAGCCCTCGCGGCAGTGAGGCAGGCGACTCAGCTAGTATTCGAAGCTCGGTCCAGAACGGGGATGTCGCGGACACGGATGCATTGTTCAAGGACTTTGTCGCTACAACACCTGGGGGCCACCTGCAAGATACGACCAGCTTGCTACATTTCCCTGAATGTCCGGCAGATAATGTGGACGATGATACGTTCCTGGCCGAGTTTGAACCAGTGGGCGAGCTAGACGAAACAGGCGACAACGAAG AATTACTTCTCGGGTGCTGGAAAGCTAAGCAGAAGCACTTTCTCATTCTCTCTGCTGCGGGCAAACCGATCTGGACACGCCATGGCGACAGCGGATTAATTTCGTCGTATGTCGGGGTGGTCCAAACCATCATTTCATTTTACGAGGACTCTAAAGATGGTCTACGAAGCTTTACAGCCGGTGATACTCGATTCGCCGTCGTGACTAAGGGCCCCCTGCATCTAGTTGCAATTAGCCGCAtgatggagagcgagaacCAGCTCCGGCTGCAGCTTGAGGCTCTGTATATGCAGATCTTATCTACCTTGACCCTCCCTTCGCTTGAACATCTGTTCTCGGTTCGCCCGTCAACGGATCTGAAACGACCACTCCAAGGCACCGAGACCCTTCTTTCTACGCTAGCGGACAGTTTTACGCGGGGATCGCCTTCCACGCTACTATCAGCCTTGGAATGCCTAAAAATTCGCAAAACCCACCGTCAAACTATCAATAATGCTCTTATGAAGAACAAGGTTACCAACCTGTTATATGGCTTGGTTGTGGCCGGCGGACGACTGGTCAGCGTTGTTCGACCAAGAAAACACTCGCTCCATCCGGGcgatctgcagctgctctTCAACATGATATTCGAAGCCGAGGGCGTCAAAGCCGGTGGTGGCGAGAGCTGGATCCCCGTTTGTCTCCCTGGCTTTAACAGCAGTGGTTATCTCTACATGTACGTCAGCTTTCTCGATCTACGAGGCGATGCCGAcaacaaagaagaagatcccaCTGTGAAAGGCGAATCCGTCGCCATTGTTTTGATCAGTCCCGATAAAGAAAGCTTCTTTGAAATGCAAGGAATGCGCAATTCTCTTGTAGAG CAAATGGAGAAAAACGGCAGCCTCGAGGTCATCAAGGCCGCGATTGACACCGGTCGACCTGCAACCACCGATATTGTACCAGGAACAGTGCTGCACCACTTTCTATATAAATCACGTCGGAACGTGCAATTCACTATGTCATCATACGCTCCGGAATTTTCTTCAATTTCTCGCTGGCGAAG ATTGATGTCCATCTACAATAACCTCCATTCAAGCATTCACGCCAAGAACACCCATGTCAAGGTCCATCACTGTGTCTCACGGTCAGCAAGCTCTTTCGGCTGGGTAACCTCGGAATTCGAGCTCTACTGCGTTGCTGAGTCAAATACAAATCGCAATGCGCTTGCACAGAGCGCTAGCAAGATTGTCCAATGGGtgcagaaggaagaagagcggctATTTATCATCGGTGGCGCG GTTTTCTAG